The DNA window TAGAGAAGATGAAAAGATTCAGGTAAGTAAAAAACTTATAGAATCCTTTATCATGACTCATATATCCGATAGAGTATAAGTGGATCAGTGAACCGATCCCTGTGATAATCATGATCATCATTAATGAAAGCTGATCAATCTGGAATCCAAAATTGATTTGAATACCATTTACTCTAAACCATTCAAAAGCTTTTACGATTACGGGCTGGCTTTCAGAATTGAAATTCATAAAAAGACTTACAGCGATGCAGAAAGATCCGAATACTGCTGCAGTGGCCAAAGAACCTACCAAGATTTTTGGAAGATTTTTCCCGAATAAACCGTTAATAAGAAACCCTAAAAGTGGTAAAAGTACTATTGCATATACTAGATTCTCCATTCTTATCCTCTTAATTTATTAAATATACTCACATCTACAGAACGGGTATTTCTATATAGCATAGCAATAATTGCCAAACCTACTGCTACTTCTGCAGCTGCAACCACCATAATGAAGAAAACTAAAAGTTGTCCGTCGCCGTTGCCTTTATATGCTGAAAAAGCTGCCAACAAAAGGTTTACAGAATTCAGCATAAGCTCTACACAGCCCAGAATCACAATAGCATTTTTTCTAAGCAATACTCCCATCACTCCTAAGCAGAATAATACTGAACAAAGGATAATGAAGTAATTCAAAGGGATGCTTTGTATAAAAGTATTTACTTCTCCCATAATTTTATAAATCTTTTTTACCGATTAATACCGCGCCTACAATACCTGCTAAAATCAGGATAGAAGCAAGCTCAAACGGTAAAACATATTCATTAAACAAAAGTCTACCCAGATTTTTAGTAAGACCAATACTTCTGTCTACATTCTCTACCACAATATGGTTTTGCTGAACACCTCTGAATACCCCTAAAACTCCAACTAAAAGAAGACCTGCAGTAAAAACTCCAATAAATTTTAAAGTATTACCCTTCTTACTTTCGTCTGCTTTATTAAGGTTAAGCATCATTAAAATGTAAAGGAAAAGTACCATGATGGCACCTGCGTACACTATAATCTGGATAATTGCAAGGAACTGAGCATTCAAAAGAATGTACATTCCGGCAATTGAAAACATCGTAACAATCAATGACAAAATAGCATATAAAGGATTTCTTGCAAATACAAAATACACTGCACTTGCCACTGCTAAAAACGCCACCAAGAAAAATAAAAACTGATCCATTATTTTACCGCATTTTTTTGTTTCTCGGATTGTCTTGTCGTGATGTCAATCCTTTCATTTATTTTTTCAACTAATTTATCTTTTCCGTAAATGAAAGATCCTCTGTTGGTTTCTACGTCTACCAATCTGTCGGTAAGATAGATGGCAGATTTAGGACAAGCCTCCTCACACATACCACAGAAAATACATCTTAGCATATTGATTTCATATACTGAAGCATACTTTTCTTCTCTGTAAAGGCCTTTTTCCTCTTTAGTTCTTTCAGAAGCAGTCATTGTAATGGCTTCTGCAGGACAAGCTACCGCACAAAGTCCACAAGCAGTACATCTTTCTCTGCCTTCTTCGTCTCTTTTCAAAACGTGCTGACCTCTCCAGATAGTCGTTCTTGGCTTCTGTACTTCCGGATACGAATATACTGCGGGAGCACCTTTTATCACGGTTCTTACAGCGTGCTTAAATGTAATCCCCATCCCTGTAAAGATCGCAGGCAGGTAGATTTTTTCAGCAAGGGTCATTTCTTTATTGGAAACAACTTTTGATCTGTTTGTAAGTTTCATTTAATTATAGATATTAGATGTTAGACACCAGATTTTAGACTAATCTTGTCTGCTATCTTAATTTTTAATATTCAATATTCACACAAACCTAACAGGTTTTTAAAAACTGTTAGGTTTAGATAATTTAATTTCCAAACGCTAAAATTACAGCTCCTGTAATTAATAGGTTTACTAATGCCATCGGGATTAATGTTTTCCATCCTAAGTGCATTAACTGGTCATATCTGAATCTTGGAAGCGTCCATCTGATCCACATGAAGATCAGAATTCCGATTACCGTTTTCGTTAAGAATGCTACGATACTTAAGATTCCTGCAATGTTTTCACCCCAATGTTGAGTTACCCATTCAATACCAGGATAGTTGTAACCTCCGAAGAAAAGAACCACCATGAAAGCATTGGAAATGAACATGTTCACATATTCTCCGAACATATATAATCCTAATTTCATGGAAGAGTATTCTGTAGAGTATCCTGTTACCAATTCAGATTCACACTCAGGTAAATCGAATGGGTGTCTGTTGGTTTCAGCCAAAGCTGCTACAAAGAAAACAAGGAAAGCAACCGGCTGATAGAAAATATTCCAGTTCATCCCGGAAACCCAAGGAATAATTCCCCATAATTTTCCGTGAGTCTGGTTTTCAGTAATTACTTTTAGATCCAAGCTTCCAGCCATCATAATGATAGAAAGAAGTGCTAATCCCATTGCCAGTTCATAAGAAATCATCTGAGAAGAAGCACGGATAGCACCTAGTAATGAATATTTGTTGTTCGAAGCCCAACCTCCGATCATAATTCCGTAAACCCCGATTGAAGCCATTCCGATGATGAAAAGTACACCAACGTCAATGTTAGCCACCTGAAGATCAAAAGAAGTACCTGCAATATTTAAACTTTTACCCCAAGGAATTACTGCTCCTGTGATTAATGAAATAAACATTACTAAAGCCGGTCCCAACACGAAAAGGAATTTTTCAGCATTGGCAGGCGTAAAGTCTTCCTTAAAGAAGAATTTTCCACCGTCAGCAAGAGGTTGCAGCAATCCGAAAGGTCCAGCTCTGTTAGGACCAATTCTATCCTGCATGATAGAGGCAACTTTTCTTTCCGCCCAGGTAGAGTAGGCTGCAATCGTTAATGACAGCAGGAAAAGTGCTAGTACAAGTATAAGTTTAAATGTAAGTAAATCCATTTTATTGTTATAGATGTTAGAAGTTATGAAGATGGGAGCTGGAAGACGGAAGTTATAGTCACATCACCGGAATCTCTCATTTTCAAATTAACTCATTATCAAATTTTCAAATTTTATTTTTCGTCTTTTTCACTGATCTCCTTGGCACCAGGATTATCAATCATTATCAATTCGTCTTTTGGCTTCTGGTAATGATTCAATGAAATGACAGAGTGTCTGTCGATATGTCTAGGACCTTCGATATTCCAGTCTGACAATGCTTTTCTTTCGAAACGGCATGTATCACAGATGAATTCTTCAACTTCACCCCACTGGTCTTTTCTTGCAGTTACCCTTACAATTTCGTCACCTTTCATCCAAACAACAGCTTTCCCGGAACATTTATCACATTTACAAGTAGCATTCATTGGTTTAGTGAACCATACTCTGCTTGCAAAACGGGATGTTCTGTCTGTTAATGCTCCTACAGGACAAACGTCGATAACGTTTCCAATGAAGTCATTATCTAAAGCCTTATTTAAATAGGTAGAAATTTCAGCATGATCTCCTCTGAAAAGAATTCCGTGCTCTCTTTCACCTGTTAATTGGTTGGCTGCTAATACGCATCTTGCACAAAGAATACAACGGTTCATGTTCAGTTTGATGTTCGGTCCAAGATCATCAGCTTCGTAAGTATTTCTTTCGAATTCTGTTCTAGTCTCAAGGTTTCCGTGCTCATATCCAAGATCCTGAAGATGGCATTCACCGGCCTGATCACAAACAGGACAGTCTAGCGGGTGATTAACCAATAAGAATTCGGTAACCGCTTTTCTTCCTTCCTGAGCTTTCTCAGAAGTAAGGTTTTTTACTTCCATACCATCCATAACGTTGGTTCTGCAACTTGCAACCAATTTCGGCATAGGACGGGGATCAGCTTCAGATCCTTTAGAAACTTCTACAAGACAAGTTCTGCATCTTCCTCCACTGGTTTCTAACTTGCTGTAGTAGCACATCGCAGGAGGTACAGATTTACCACCGATTTGTCTCGCAGCTTCCAGAATAGAAGTACCAGGCAAAACTTCAGCAGTCTGTCCGTCTATAGTTATTTTGAATTTTTTAACTTCTTCGCTCATATTATATGCTTTAAGCTTTATGCGTTAAGCAACAGGCTTTGTTATTTATATTTTTTCGTATTAAATGTATATCCAACTCCCGCCATAACCTGTCCGAAAACAAAATCCTGCTGGGCTTTGTCTGGTTTATTATTCAATGTGGTTTTAATATCCCACATGTTAATATAACCGGCTTTTCCTTCTACTCTTACCATCCAGTGGTTCCACAAAACTAAGTTAAGACTGGCTCTTACGTCAGTTCCCATACCTGCTACATGAAAACGGTCACTTCTTTCATTACCAAAAAGCTTTATATTACTTTTTGGAAACATTACCCCGATTCCGGCACCATAAGACCAGACTAAGTCAACATTTTTTTTGTTGATCAGACTTTGATACCTTTCCAGACCTAAGTTTTCATAATTAAGTCCGTCTGTATGTTCAAAAGTAAGGAACTTCTCATCTGCAAGATTTACCTGCCCGTTCTGTACCATTCCGGCATATTCAGGATCTGAAATATGTCCCTTGAAATTAACAGTCTGGTTCTGATCCATCACATACTTCATATGGTCAATTCCAAGGACAAGTGCTAAATTATCTTTAATAAAATATCCTGCTCTGAAATTGTACTGAACTACCGTAAACCATCCCGGATTAATGTAAACAATACCAAATTTTGTTGGCCTATCCTGAGCAGTTACATTATTCAGTTGAAAATCATAACCATTTCCTTTGAAACGAATATCAGAATTACTGAATATTGCCCTGTTCCATCCAAAGAAAACAAACATCTGTCCCTTTTTACTCAAAGGTTCAGGTTTCTTAACAGAAGTGGTTTCAAACGAATCCATGCTTCTATCTATCAAAGTATCTTTTTCCTTTTTTTGTCCGAAAACTAAACTCGACATCATTAAGCCGACAACCAATAACTTTTTCATTTACGCGTTTTTTTCAACGGCCGGAATAGGATCTGCATAATGTGCTAATCCATAGTTTTGAGTTTGAGACAACTCAGGGTTTTTCACGTGCCACTCAAATTCATCTCTGAAGTGACGGATTGCTGCTGCAACCGGCCAAGCTGCGGCATCACCTAATGGACAGATCGTGTTTCCTTCGATTTTTCTCTGAATATCCCAAAGTAGATCGATATCTTCCATTTTTCCTTCTCCTTTCTCAATTTTTTTCAAAATCTTGTACATCCATCCTGTACCTTCACGGCAAGGGGTACATTGTCCACAACTTTCGTGATTGTAGAATCTTGCTAAAGTCATTGTGTGATCTACAATACACTGATCTTCATCCAACACGATGAAACCTCCTGAACCCATCATTGTTCCGGTAGCAAAACCACCATCTGCTAATGATTCATAGTTCATATATCTTGGCTCTCCGTTCACGGTTCTCAACAATAAGTTTGCTGGAACGATTGGAACAGAACTTCCTCCAGGAATACAAGCCTTTAATTTTTTACCGTCTTTAATACCACCGCAATATTCATCTGAGTAGATGAATTCTTCTACAGTGATGGTCATATCAATTTCGTATACCCCCGGTTTGTTGATGTTTCCACAAGCAGAAATCAATTTCGTACCTGTAGATCTTCCTACCCCGATTTTAGCATACTCAGCACCTGTAATATCAATGATTGGAACGATTGCTGCAATAGACTCAACATTGTTTACTACCGTTGGTCTTTCCCAAAGACCTTTTACCGCCGGGAATGGTGGTTTTAATCTTGGGTTACCTCTTTTTCCTTCAAGGGATTCAAGCAATGCAGTTTCCTCACCACAGATGTATGCTCCACCTCCTCTCTGAACATAAATTTCACAATCGAAACCTGTTCCAAGGATATTTTTACCTAAAAACCCTGCTGCTTTGGCTTCTTCAATTGCTTCTTCTAAAATATCAGGAATCCAGGAATACTCTCCACGGATGTAGATATAAGAAACATTTGAACCTAAACAGTAAGATGAGATCAGCATTCCTTCAATCAATAAATGAGGAAGGAATTCCATTAAATATCTGTCCTTGAATGTTCCAGGCTCAGATTCATCTGCATTTACCACAAGGTGTCTTGGAACGCCCTCTGGTTTTGCCAAAAAGCTCCATTTCATCCCTGTTGGAAATCCGGCTCCACCACGTCCTCTTAGTCCTGAAGCTTTTACTTCTTCAAGAATTTCATCAGGAGTCATCTTCAAGGCTTTTTCTGCCGCTGTGTAACCTCCCTGTTTACGGTACGTTTCAAAGTAGCGAATACCTTCTATATGTGCGTCTTTAAGTAAAAGTTTTTTACTCATTGTTTATTATGCTTTTAGCGTTCAGCTATTGGCTCGTGGCTTTTAGCTTATGGCTATTTTTAATGTGTTAAAATTTATTTAGTCTAAAGCAAGTTGTCCCTGTCTGCAAAGATCAAGGATTTCATCTACTTTTTCTATCGTTAAATTTTCATGAAAGAATTTTCCAAGCTGTAGCATGGGTGCGTATCCGCATGCTCCAAGACATTCAGCTGGCTTTAAGGTGAACATACCGTCTTCAGTAGTTTCCCCATCCTTAATGTTCAGTTTGGTTCTGATATGGTCAAGGATTTTTTCGCTTCCACAAACCATACAAGGTCCTGTTCTGCAAACTTCCAAAACATATTTACCTACCGGCTTCATGTTGAACATCGTATAGAAAGTAGCCACTTCATATACTTCGATCGGTTTGATACTTAATAGTCCGGCAACATAATCCATCACAGGAACATCTAACCATCCTCCGAATTCTTTCTGTGCCAAGTGAAGTACGGGAAGAAGAGCAGATTTCTGTCTTCCTTCAGGATATCTTGCGATAATTTTGTGTACCTGTGCTAAACTTTCCGGTTTAAAAGCTATTGTTTCGCTCATTTTTTATCTAAGATTAAAGAACATTAAAAAAAGAGAATAGACTCTGAAATTCGTGTTCTAAATTCGTTTTATATTGGGTGAAGAAAGTCTATTATCTTTTCTTCTATTATCTTTTTAGTCTAATCTATTATGCGTCTAATTCTCCCGCAATAATATTCATACTACACATCGTTACAATAGCATCTGAAATTACAGAACCTGTAATCATTTCAGGATATGCCTGATAGTAGATGAAACATGGTCTTCTGAAGTGAAGTCTGTAAGGACTTCTTCCTCCGTCACTCACAAGATAGAAACCTAATTCTCCGTTTCCACCTTCTACAGCATGGTAAACTTCTCCTTTCGGTACATCAGTTTCTCCCATTACAATTTTGAAATGGTAGATCAATGCTTCCATTTTCTGATATACATCTGCCTTTTCAGGAAGATAGAAATCAGGAACATCCGCGTGGAATGGTCCTTCCGGAAGGTTTTCGTATGCTTGTTTGATGATTTTAAGTGATTCCCAGATTTCCTGTTGACGAACCATGAAACGGTCGTAAGTATCTCCTGAAGTTCCTACAGGAATAATAAAGTCGAAATCTTCGTATGATGAATAAGGCTGTGCAACTCTCACATCGTAATCTACGCCTGCTGCACGTAAGTTTGGACCTGTGAAACCATAGCTTAATGCTCTTTCGGCAGAAATAGCTCCTGTACCAATGGTTCTGTCCATGAAAATCCTGTTTCTTTCTAATAAAGTACCGAATTCTTTAAATCTTCCAGGGAAGGTTTTTAAGAAGTCCTGTAATAACTCATGGAATTTAGGTGTGAAATCTCTTTCGAACCCTCCGATTCTTCCCATATTGGTGGTCATCCTCGCTCCGCAAATCTGCTCATACATATCGTAAATACGTTCTCTTTCGATGAACATATACGTAAGACCTGTAATCGCTCCTGAGTCCATTCCGGTTACCCCGTTACAGATCAGGTGGTCACCGATTCTTGCTAATTCCATTAAGATAACACGCATATAGTCTACACGCTTAGGAACTTCAACGCCAATCAGCTTCTCAACTGTCATGTGCCAACCCAAATTGTTGATGGGTGCAGAACAGTAATTCATACGGTCAGTAAGGGTGGTGATCTGAGAATAGTTTCTTCTTTCAGAAATTTTTTCAAATGCTCTGTGGATATATCCTACCGTTTGCTCAGCGTGAAGGATTCTTTCTCCATCCATCGTTAAGATATTCTGGAAAATCCCGTGGGTAGCAGGGTGGGTAGGTCCTAAATTGAGGGTGTATAATTGTCCGTCAATCTGTTCCTTACTTTCGTACTGGTTTAGTATATTAGATAATGAGTTATCTTTCATAATGATTGCTTTTAGCTATTTGCTTCCGGCTATTGGCTAGCAGCCATTGGCCATTCGCTTTTTTATCTTCCGAACATATTATCATCCTTATCGGTTCTTGTACCGTCTTCAAGGCGATATTCCTTCAACATTGGATGGTATCCCAGATCTTCCATATTCAGGATAGG is part of the Chryseobacterium lactis genome and encodes:
- the nuoK gene encoding NADH-quinone oxidoreductase subunit NuoK, whose protein sequence is MGEVNTFIQSIPLNYFIILCSVLFCLGVMGVLLRKNAIVILGCVELMLNSVNLLLAAFSAYKGNGDGQLLVFFIMVVAAAEVAVGLAIIAMLYRNTRSVDVSIFNKLRG
- a CDS encoding NADH-quinone oxidoreductase subunit J family protein, with protein sequence MDQFLFFLVAFLAVASAVYFVFARNPLYAILSLIVTMFSIAGMYILLNAQFLAIIQIIVYAGAIMVLFLYILMMLNLNKADESKKGNTLKFIGVFTAGLLLVGVLGVFRGVQQNHIVVENVDRSIGLTKNLGRLLFNEYVLPFELASILILAGIVGAVLIGKKDL
- a CDS encoding NuoI/complex I 23 kDa subunit family protein, with translation MKLTNRSKVVSNKEMTLAEKIYLPAIFTGMGITFKHAVRTVIKGAPAVYSYPEVQKPRTTIWRGQHVLKRDEEGRERCTACGLCAVACPAEAITMTASERTKEEKGLYREEKYASVYEINMLRCIFCGMCEEACPKSAIYLTDRLVDVETNRGSFIYGKDKLVEKINERIDITTRQSEKQKNAVK
- the nuoH gene encoding NADH-quinone oxidoreductase subunit NuoH translates to MDLLTFKLILVLALFLLSLTIAAYSTWAERKVASIMQDRIGPNRAGPFGLLQPLADGGKFFFKEDFTPANAEKFLFVLGPALVMFISLITGAVIPWGKSLNIAGTSFDLQVANIDVGVLFIIGMASIGVYGIMIGGWASNNKYSLLGAIRASSQMISYELAMGLALLSIIMMAGSLDLKVITENQTHGKLWGIIPWVSGMNWNIFYQPVAFLVFFVAALAETNRHPFDLPECESELVTGYSTEYSSMKLGLYMFGEYVNMFISNAFMVVLFFGGYNYPGIEWVTQHWGENIAGILSIVAFLTKTVIGILIFMWIRWTLPRFRYDQLMHLGWKTLIPMALVNLLITGAVILAFGN
- a CDS encoding 2Fe-2S iron-sulfur cluster-binding protein, translating into MSEEVKKFKITIDGQTAEVLPGTSILEAARQIGGKSVPPAMCYYSKLETSGGRCRTCLVEVSKGSEADPRPMPKLVASCRTNVMDGMEVKNLTSEKAQEGRKAVTEFLLVNHPLDCPVCDQAGECHLQDLGYEHGNLETRTEFERNTYEADDLGPNIKLNMNRCILCARCVLAANQLTGEREHGILFRGDHAEISTYLNKALDNDFIGNVIDVCPVGALTDRTSRFASRVWFTKPMNATCKCDKCSGKAVVWMKGDEIVRVTARKDQWGEVEEFICDTCRFERKALSDWNIEGPRHIDRHSVISLNHYQKPKDELIMIDNPGAKEISEKDEK
- the nuoF gene encoding NADH-quinone oxidoreductase subunit NuoF, whose product is MSKKLLLKDAHIEGIRYFETYRKQGGYTAAEKALKMTPDEILEEVKASGLRGRGGAGFPTGMKWSFLAKPEGVPRHLVVNADESEPGTFKDRYLMEFLPHLLIEGMLISSYCLGSNVSYIYIRGEYSWIPDILEEAIEEAKAAGFLGKNILGTGFDCEIYVQRGGGAYICGEETALLESLEGKRGNPRLKPPFPAVKGLWERPTVVNNVESIAAIVPIIDITGAEYAKIGVGRSTGTKLISACGNINKPGVYEIDMTITVEEFIYSDEYCGGIKDGKKLKACIPGGSSVPIVPANLLLRTVNGEPRYMNYESLADGGFATGTMMGSGGFIVLDEDQCIVDHTMTLARFYNHESCGQCTPCREGTGWMYKILKKIEKGEGKMEDIDLLWDIQRKIEGNTICPLGDAAAWPVAAAIRHFRDEFEWHVKNPELSQTQNYGLAHYADPIPAVEKNA
- a CDS encoding NADH-quinone oxidoreductase subunit NuoE family protein → MSETIAFKPESLAQVHKIIARYPEGRQKSALLPVLHLAQKEFGGWLDVPVMDYVAGLLSIKPIEVYEVATFYTMFNMKPVGKYVLEVCRTGPCMVCGSEKILDHIRTKLNIKDGETTEDGMFTLKPAECLGACGYAPMLQLGKFFHENLTIEKVDEILDLCRQGQLALD
- the nuoD gene encoding NADH dehydrogenase (quinone) subunit D, coding for MKDNSLSNILNQYESKEQIDGQLYTLNLGPTHPATHGIFQNILTMDGERILHAEQTVGYIHRAFEKISERRNYSQITTLTDRMNYCSAPINNLGWHMTVEKLIGVEVPKRVDYMRVILMELARIGDHLICNGVTGMDSGAITGLTYMFIERERIYDMYEQICGARMTTNMGRIGGFERDFTPKFHELLQDFLKTFPGRFKEFGTLLERNRIFMDRTIGTGAISAERALSYGFTGPNLRAAGVDYDVRVAQPYSSYEDFDFIIPVGTSGDTYDRFMVRQQEIWESLKIIKQAYENLPEGPFHADVPDFYLPEKADVYQKMEALIYHFKIVMGETDVPKGEVYHAVEGGNGELGFYLVSDGGRSPYRLHFRRPCFIYYQAYPEMITGSVISDAIVTMCSMNIIAGELDA